In Plodia interpunctella isolate USDA-ARS_2022_Savannah chromosome 17, ilPloInte3.2, whole genome shotgun sequence, one genomic interval encodes:
- the PKD gene encoding serine/threonine-protein kinase D1 isoform X2, with protein MEDEVTFLFQLGVLRDAVSAPAHALTLAHLKELAVKFVLEKIPDNGLSRLSERILLFRHDYCSPNVLQLINSGTDVGDETLVEIVFTANPLVCDGTLEAPALRPHALAVHSYKAPTFCDFCGEMLFGLVRQGLKCEGCGQNYHKRCAVKVPSNCAAPASARRTSAAPRSPSRGSDHSHASHDDSLMSGSVSKRSSSPPAAAAPPPHSSIGIPHTFEIHSYTRPTVCRYCKKLLRGLFKQGMQCRDCHYNAHRKCLQFVPKDCGGEIRDPHGEYQDSISTGSEISESARLPDEESDDGDATSGSRDDEATLRTRTLTDDEPQRDTVPASRPSSTCLSDGEATSEYDDVVILRRRVDFDDGPQRDKSTSRPSSSSSSPSANIPLMRIVQSVKHTKKREGQWLKEGWLVHFTNKDKTIKRHYWRLDSKSITLFTSEQGSKYYKELPLDEVLAVDTARQPHSDVMHCFELRTANVDYMVGVDPGWQTPLPPPESGVGAYLARSWETALRHALMPVTLKATGTPSEAESGAENNAADPDGGQRRDTDMAQVYHIYPDEVLGSGQFGIVYGGLHRRTQRPVAIKVIDKLRFPTKQEAQLKNEVAILQNLSHPGVVNLERMFETPERIFVVMEKLKGDMLEMILSHEKGRLSERTTKFLVAQILVALKHLHEKNIVHCDLKPENVLLTSDEELPQVKLCDFGFARIIGEKSFRRSVVGTPAYLAPEVLRNKGYNRSLDMWSVGVIVYVSLSGTFPFNEDEDINEQIQNAAFMYPTVPWKEISCLAIDLINNLLQVKQRKRLSVDKSVSHAWLQTREAWLDLRALERRVGARYLTHASDDQRWANGDH; from the exons ATGGAGGACGAAGTGACATTCCTGTTCCAACTGGGCGTGCTCCGGGACGCGGTGAGTGCGCCTGCGCACGCGCTCACACTCGCACATCTCAAGGAGCTCGCCGTCAAGTTCGTACTAGAGAAG ATCCCAGACAACGGGCTGAGTCGACTTTCTGAACGGATCCTGTTGTTCCGCCACGACTACTGCTCGCCGAACGTGCTGCAGCTAATCAACAGCGGCACCGACGTCGGCGACGAGACCCTCGTCGAGATCGTCTTCACTGCCAACC CGTTAGTATGCGACGGAACACTAGAAGCGCCCGCTCTGCGGCCCCACGCGCTGGCCGTGCACTCGTACAAGGCGCCCACCTTCTGTGACTTCTGCGGGGAGATGCTTTTCGGGCTGGTGCGACAAGGGCTGAAGTGCGAGG GCTGCGGTCAGAACTACCACAAGCGCTGCGCAGTGAAGGTGCCGTCGAACTGCGCGGCGCCGGCGAGCGCGCGGCGCACGTCCGCGGCGCCGCGCAGCCCGTCGCGCGGCTCCGACCACAGCCACGCCTCACACGACGACTCGCTG ATGAGCGGGTCCGTGAGCAAGCGCAGCAGCTCCCCGCCGGCCGcggccgcgccgccgccgcactCCTCCATCGGCATCCCGCACACCTTCGAGATCCACTCCTACACCAGGCCCACAGTATGCAG ATACTGCAAGAAGCTGCTGCGCGGGCTGTTCAAGCAGGGCATGCAGTGCAGGGACTGCCACTACAACGCGCACCGGAAATGTCTGCAGTTCGTGCCCAAGGACTGCGGCGGGGAGATCAGGGACCCGCATG GCGAATACCAGGACAGCATCAGCACCGGCAGCGAGATATCGGAGAGCGCGCGCCTCCCTGACGAGGAGTCCGACGACGGCGACGCGACATCGGGCAGCCGCGACGACGAGGCCACGCTGCGCACGCGCACCCTCACCGACGACGAGCCGCAGCGGGACACGGTGCCCGCCAGCCGGCCCAGCAG TACCTGTCTGTCTGACGGAGAAGCGACAAGCGAATACGATGACGTGGTCATACTGCGAAGACGCGTGGACTTCGATGATGGGCCCCAGAGGGACAAATCAACGAGCAGGCCTAGCAG CTCGTCGTCATCACCCAGCGCCAACATCCCGCTGATGAGGATCGTGCAGTCGGTGAAGCACACCAAGAAGCGGGAGGGGCAGTGGCTGAAGGAAGGCTGGCTGGTGCACTTCACCAATAAGGACAAGACG ATAAAGCGCCACTACTGGCGGCTGGACAGCAAGTCCATCACGCTGTTCACGTCGGAGCAGGGCAGCAAGTACTACAAGGAGCTGCCTCTCGACGAGGTGCTGGCTGTGGACACCGCCCGCCAGCCGCACTCTG ACGTGATGCACTGCTTCGAGCTGCGCACGGCGAATGTGGACTACATGGTGGGCGTGGACCCGGGCTGGCAGACGCCGCTGCCGCCGCCCGAGTCCGGCGTCGGCGCCTACCTCGCGCGCTCCTGGGAGACGGCGCTGCGCCACGCGCTCATGCCCGTCACGCTCAAAG CGACGGGCACTCCAAGCGAGGCGGAAAGCGGAGCGGAGAATAACGCAGCGGACCCAGACGGCGGGCAGCGAAGGGACACCGACATGGCGCAAGTGTACCACATCTACCCTGACGAGGTGCTGGGCTCTGGCCAGTTCGGCATTGTCTATGGCGGGCTGCATCGGCGGACGCAGAGGCCTGTGGCTATTAAG GTGATCGACAAACTCCGTTTCCCCACGAAACAAGAGGCGCAGCTGAAGAACGAGGTAGCGATCCTGCAGAACCTGTCGCACCCGGGTGTCGTCAACCTCGAGCGCATGTTCGAGACCCCTGAGAGGATCTTCGTGGTCATGGAGAAGCTGAAGGGGGACATGCTGGAGATGATACTCTCGCACGAGAAGGGACGCCTGAGCGAGAGGACCACGAAGTTCTTGGTTGCCCAG ATCCTGGTGGCGCTGAAGCACCTGCACGAGAAGAACATCGTGCACTGCGACCTGAAGCCGGAGAACGTGCTGCTGACGTCGGACGAGGAGCTGCCGCAGGTGAAGCTGTGCGACttcggcttcgcccgcatcaTCGGCGAGAAGTCCTTCCGCCGCTCCGTCGTCGGCACGCCGGCGTACCTCG CGCCGGAAGTCCTGCGCAACAAGGGCTACAATCGGTCGCTGGACATGTGGTCGGTGGGCGTCATCGTGTACGTGTCGCTCAGCGGCACGTTCCCCTTCAATGAGGACGAGGACATCAATGAGCAGATCCAGAACGCCGCCTTCATGTACCCCACTGTACCCTGGAAGGAGATCTCGTGTCTCG CGATAGACCTGATTAACAACCTGCTGCAAGTGAAGCAGCGCAAGCGGCTGTCGGTGGACAAGTCTGTGTCGCACGCGTGGCTGCAGACGCGCGAGGCGTGGCTGGATCTGCGCGCGCTCGAGCGCCGCGTGGGCGCGCGCTATCTCACGCACGCCAGCGACGACCAGCGCTGGGCCAACGGCGACCACTGA
- the PKD gene encoding serine/threonine-protein kinase D1 isoform X1: MEDEVTFLFQLGVLRDAVSAPAHALTLAHLKELAVKFVLEKIPDNGLSRLSERILLFRHDYCSPNVLQLINSGTDVGDETLVEIVFTANPLVCDGTLEAPALRPHALAVHSYKAPTFCDFCGEMLFGLVRQGLKCEGCGQNYHKRCAVKVPSNCAAPASARRTSAAPRSPSRGSDHSHASHDDSLMSGSVSKRSSSPPAAAAPPPHSSIGIPHTFEIHSYTRPTVCRYCKKLLRGLFKQGMQCRDCHYNAHRKCLQFVPKDCGGEIRDPHGEYQDSISTGSEISESARLPDEESDDGDATSGSRDDEATLRTRTLTDDEPQRDTVPASRPSRCLSIIKSDGGYDSEVTLRGYADTDDEGRRDTEPDVRLHSTCLSDGEATSEYDDVVILRRRVDFDDGPQRDKSTSRPSSSSSSPSANIPLMRIVQSVKHTKKREGQWLKEGWLVHFTNKDKTIKRHYWRLDSKSITLFTSEQGSKYYKELPLDEVLAVDTARQPHSDVMHCFELRTANVDYMVGVDPGWQTPLPPPESGVGAYLARSWETALRHALMPVTLKATGTPSEAESGAENNAADPDGGQRRDTDMAQVYHIYPDEVLGSGQFGIVYGGLHRRTQRPVAIKVIDKLRFPTKQEAQLKNEVAILQNLSHPGVVNLERMFETPERIFVVMEKLKGDMLEMILSHEKGRLSERTTKFLVAQILVALKHLHEKNIVHCDLKPENVLLTSDEELPQVKLCDFGFARIIGEKSFRRSVVGTPAYLAPEVLRNKGYNRSLDMWSVGVIVYVSLSGTFPFNEDEDINEQIQNAAFMYPTVPWKEISCLAIDLINNLLQVKQRKRLSVDKSVSHAWLQTREAWLDLRALERRVGARYLTHASDDQRWANGDH, from the exons ATGGAGGACGAAGTGACATTCCTGTTCCAACTGGGCGTGCTCCGGGACGCGGTGAGTGCGCCTGCGCACGCGCTCACACTCGCACATCTCAAGGAGCTCGCCGTCAAGTTCGTACTAGAGAAG ATCCCAGACAACGGGCTGAGTCGACTTTCTGAACGGATCCTGTTGTTCCGCCACGACTACTGCTCGCCGAACGTGCTGCAGCTAATCAACAGCGGCACCGACGTCGGCGACGAGACCCTCGTCGAGATCGTCTTCACTGCCAACC CGTTAGTATGCGACGGAACACTAGAAGCGCCCGCTCTGCGGCCCCACGCGCTGGCCGTGCACTCGTACAAGGCGCCCACCTTCTGTGACTTCTGCGGGGAGATGCTTTTCGGGCTGGTGCGACAAGGGCTGAAGTGCGAGG GCTGCGGTCAGAACTACCACAAGCGCTGCGCAGTGAAGGTGCCGTCGAACTGCGCGGCGCCGGCGAGCGCGCGGCGCACGTCCGCGGCGCCGCGCAGCCCGTCGCGCGGCTCCGACCACAGCCACGCCTCACACGACGACTCGCTG ATGAGCGGGTCCGTGAGCAAGCGCAGCAGCTCCCCGCCGGCCGcggccgcgccgccgccgcactCCTCCATCGGCATCCCGCACACCTTCGAGATCCACTCCTACACCAGGCCCACAGTATGCAG ATACTGCAAGAAGCTGCTGCGCGGGCTGTTCAAGCAGGGCATGCAGTGCAGGGACTGCCACTACAACGCGCACCGGAAATGTCTGCAGTTCGTGCCCAAGGACTGCGGCGGGGAGATCAGGGACCCGCATG GCGAATACCAGGACAGCATCAGCACCGGCAGCGAGATATCGGAGAGCGCGCGCCTCCCTGACGAGGAGTCCGACGACGGCGACGCGACATCGGGCAGCCGCGACGACGAGGCCACGCTGCGCACGCGCACCCTCACCGACGACGAGCCGCAGCGGGACACGGTGCCCGCCAGCCGGCCCAGCAG ATGTCtgtctataataaaatctgacggAGGATATGATTCTGAGGTCACGTTGCGAGGATATGCGGATACAGATGATGAGGGGCGGAGAGACACTGAACCTGATGTTAGACTCCACAG TACCTGTCTGTCTGACGGAGAAGCGACAAGCGAATACGATGACGTGGTCATACTGCGAAGACGCGTGGACTTCGATGATGGGCCCCAGAGGGACAAATCAACGAGCAGGCCTAGCAG CTCGTCGTCATCACCCAGCGCCAACATCCCGCTGATGAGGATCGTGCAGTCGGTGAAGCACACCAAGAAGCGGGAGGGGCAGTGGCTGAAGGAAGGCTGGCTGGTGCACTTCACCAATAAGGACAAGACG ATAAAGCGCCACTACTGGCGGCTGGACAGCAAGTCCATCACGCTGTTCACGTCGGAGCAGGGCAGCAAGTACTACAAGGAGCTGCCTCTCGACGAGGTGCTGGCTGTGGACACCGCCCGCCAGCCGCACTCTG ACGTGATGCACTGCTTCGAGCTGCGCACGGCGAATGTGGACTACATGGTGGGCGTGGACCCGGGCTGGCAGACGCCGCTGCCGCCGCCCGAGTCCGGCGTCGGCGCCTACCTCGCGCGCTCCTGGGAGACGGCGCTGCGCCACGCGCTCATGCCCGTCACGCTCAAAG CGACGGGCACTCCAAGCGAGGCGGAAAGCGGAGCGGAGAATAACGCAGCGGACCCAGACGGCGGGCAGCGAAGGGACACCGACATGGCGCAAGTGTACCACATCTACCCTGACGAGGTGCTGGGCTCTGGCCAGTTCGGCATTGTCTATGGCGGGCTGCATCGGCGGACGCAGAGGCCTGTGGCTATTAAG GTGATCGACAAACTCCGTTTCCCCACGAAACAAGAGGCGCAGCTGAAGAACGAGGTAGCGATCCTGCAGAACCTGTCGCACCCGGGTGTCGTCAACCTCGAGCGCATGTTCGAGACCCCTGAGAGGATCTTCGTGGTCATGGAGAAGCTGAAGGGGGACATGCTGGAGATGATACTCTCGCACGAGAAGGGACGCCTGAGCGAGAGGACCACGAAGTTCTTGGTTGCCCAG ATCCTGGTGGCGCTGAAGCACCTGCACGAGAAGAACATCGTGCACTGCGACCTGAAGCCGGAGAACGTGCTGCTGACGTCGGACGAGGAGCTGCCGCAGGTGAAGCTGTGCGACttcggcttcgcccgcatcaTCGGCGAGAAGTCCTTCCGCCGCTCCGTCGTCGGCACGCCGGCGTACCTCG CGCCGGAAGTCCTGCGCAACAAGGGCTACAATCGGTCGCTGGACATGTGGTCGGTGGGCGTCATCGTGTACGTGTCGCTCAGCGGCACGTTCCCCTTCAATGAGGACGAGGACATCAATGAGCAGATCCAGAACGCCGCCTTCATGTACCCCACTGTACCCTGGAAGGAGATCTCGTGTCTCG CGATAGACCTGATTAACAACCTGCTGCAAGTGAAGCAGCGCAAGCGGCTGTCGGTGGACAAGTCTGTGTCGCACGCGTGGCTGCAGACGCGCGAGGCGTGGCTGGATCTGCGCGCGCTCGAGCGCCGCGTGGGCGCGCGCTATCTCACGCACGCCAGCGACGACCAGCGCTGGGCCAACGGCGACCACTGA
- the PKD gene encoding serine/threonine-protein kinase D1 isoform X3, whose amino-acid sequence MEDEVTFLFQLGVLRDAVSAPAHALTLAHLKELAVKFVLEKIPDNGLSRLSERILLFRHDYCSPNVLQLINSGTDVGDETLVEIVFTANPLVCDGTLEAPALRPHALAVHSYKAPTFCDFCGEMLFGLVRQGLKCEGCGQNYHKRCAVKVPSNCAAPASARRTSAAPRSPSRGSDHSHASHDDSLMSGSVSKRSSSPPAAAAPPPHSSIGIPHTFEIHSYTRPTVCRYCKKLLRGLFKQGMQCRDCHYNAHRKCLQFVPKDCGGEIRDPHGEYQDSISTGSEISESARLPDEESDDGDATSGSRDDEATLRTRTLTDDEPQRDTVPASRPSSSSSSPSANIPLMRIVQSVKHTKKREGQWLKEGWLVHFTNKDKTIKRHYWRLDSKSITLFTSEQGSKYYKELPLDEVLAVDTARQPHSDVMHCFELRTANVDYMVGVDPGWQTPLPPPESGVGAYLARSWETALRHALMPVTLKATGTPSEAESGAENNAADPDGGQRRDTDMAQVYHIYPDEVLGSGQFGIVYGGLHRRTQRPVAIKVIDKLRFPTKQEAQLKNEVAILQNLSHPGVVNLERMFETPERIFVVMEKLKGDMLEMILSHEKGRLSERTTKFLVAQILVALKHLHEKNIVHCDLKPENVLLTSDEELPQVKLCDFGFARIIGEKSFRRSVVGTPAYLAPEVLRNKGYNRSLDMWSVGVIVYVSLSGTFPFNEDEDINEQIQNAAFMYPTVPWKEISCLAIDLINNLLQVKQRKRLSVDKSVSHAWLQTREAWLDLRALERRVGARYLTHASDDQRWANGDH is encoded by the exons ATGGAGGACGAAGTGACATTCCTGTTCCAACTGGGCGTGCTCCGGGACGCGGTGAGTGCGCCTGCGCACGCGCTCACACTCGCACATCTCAAGGAGCTCGCCGTCAAGTTCGTACTAGAGAAG ATCCCAGACAACGGGCTGAGTCGACTTTCTGAACGGATCCTGTTGTTCCGCCACGACTACTGCTCGCCGAACGTGCTGCAGCTAATCAACAGCGGCACCGACGTCGGCGACGAGACCCTCGTCGAGATCGTCTTCACTGCCAACC CGTTAGTATGCGACGGAACACTAGAAGCGCCCGCTCTGCGGCCCCACGCGCTGGCCGTGCACTCGTACAAGGCGCCCACCTTCTGTGACTTCTGCGGGGAGATGCTTTTCGGGCTGGTGCGACAAGGGCTGAAGTGCGAGG GCTGCGGTCAGAACTACCACAAGCGCTGCGCAGTGAAGGTGCCGTCGAACTGCGCGGCGCCGGCGAGCGCGCGGCGCACGTCCGCGGCGCCGCGCAGCCCGTCGCGCGGCTCCGACCACAGCCACGCCTCACACGACGACTCGCTG ATGAGCGGGTCCGTGAGCAAGCGCAGCAGCTCCCCGCCGGCCGcggccgcgccgccgccgcactCCTCCATCGGCATCCCGCACACCTTCGAGATCCACTCCTACACCAGGCCCACAGTATGCAG ATACTGCAAGAAGCTGCTGCGCGGGCTGTTCAAGCAGGGCATGCAGTGCAGGGACTGCCACTACAACGCGCACCGGAAATGTCTGCAGTTCGTGCCCAAGGACTGCGGCGGGGAGATCAGGGACCCGCATG GCGAATACCAGGACAGCATCAGCACCGGCAGCGAGATATCGGAGAGCGCGCGCCTCCCTGACGAGGAGTCCGACGACGGCGACGCGACATCGGGCAGCCGCGACGACGAGGCCACGCTGCGCACGCGCACCCTCACCGACGACGAGCCGCAGCGGGACACGGTGCCCGCCAGCCGGCCCAGCAG CTCGTCGTCATCACCCAGCGCCAACATCCCGCTGATGAGGATCGTGCAGTCGGTGAAGCACACCAAGAAGCGGGAGGGGCAGTGGCTGAAGGAAGGCTGGCTGGTGCACTTCACCAATAAGGACAAGACG ATAAAGCGCCACTACTGGCGGCTGGACAGCAAGTCCATCACGCTGTTCACGTCGGAGCAGGGCAGCAAGTACTACAAGGAGCTGCCTCTCGACGAGGTGCTGGCTGTGGACACCGCCCGCCAGCCGCACTCTG ACGTGATGCACTGCTTCGAGCTGCGCACGGCGAATGTGGACTACATGGTGGGCGTGGACCCGGGCTGGCAGACGCCGCTGCCGCCGCCCGAGTCCGGCGTCGGCGCCTACCTCGCGCGCTCCTGGGAGACGGCGCTGCGCCACGCGCTCATGCCCGTCACGCTCAAAG CGACGGGCACTCCAAGCGAGGCGGAAAGCGGAGCGGAGAATAACGCAGCGGACCCAGACGGCGGGCAGCGAAGGGACACCGACATGGCGCAAGTGTACCACATCTACCCTGACGAGGTGCTGGGCTCTGGCCAGTTCGGCATTGTCTATGGCGGGCTGCATCGGCGGACGCAGAGGCCTGTGGCTATTAAG GTGATCGACAAACTCCGTTTCCCCACGAAACAAGAGGCGCAGCTGAAGAACGAGGTAGCGATCCTGCAGAACCTGTCGCACCCGGGTGTCGTCAACCTCGAGCGCATGTTCGAGACCCCTGAGAGGATCTTCGTGGTCATGGAGAAGCTGAAGGGGGACATGCTGGAGATGATACTCTCGCACGAGAAGGGACGCCTGAGCGAGAGGACCACGAAGTTCTTGGTTGCCCAG ATCCTGGTGGCGCTGAAGCACCTGCACGAGAAGAACATCGTGCACTGCGACCTGAAGCCGGAGAACGTGCTGCTGACGTCGGACGAGGAGCTGCCGCAGGTGAAGCTGTGCGACttcggcttcgcccgcatcaTCGGCGAGAAGTCCTTCCGCCGCTCCGTCGTCGGCACGCCGGCGTACCTCG CGCCGGAAGTCCTGCGCAACAAGGGCTACAATCGGTCGCTGGACATGTGGTCGGTGGGCGTCATCGTGTACGTGTCGCTCAGCGGCACGTTCCCCTTCAATGAGGACGAGGACATCAATGAGCAGATCCAGAACGCCGCCTTCATGTACCCCACTGTACCCTGGAAGGAGATCTCGTGTCTCG CGATAGACCTGATTAACAACCTGCTGCAAGTGAAGCAGCGCAAGCGGCTGTCGGTGGACAAGTCTGTGTCGCACGCGTGGCTGCAGACGCGCGAGGCGTGGCTGGATCTGCGCGCGCTCGAGCGCCGCGTGGGCGCGCGCTATCTCACGCACGCCAGCGACGACCAGCGCTGGGCCAACGGCGACCACTGA